The Deltaproteobacteria bacterium genomic sequence GTCGTCGGCTATTCCTTATCTGTCCAAGGTTGTCGTGGCGGAAGTGACCACAAAGGGGAAGGGATATCCGAGTCAGGTTCCTATCGGTCAGGAGGGGAATTTGCCCAGGGAATCGTGGGTATCCGCCGAAAGCCTCTATTCCCTCCCCAAAGACCGTCTCCTCCGTTACCGCGGCGAGTTGTCCGAAATCACCATGCGACGGGTCAGCGACGCCGTTATTTTCGCCCTGGAATTGTCTTGAAATCGTCCTGGGTGTCATTTTGTCGCGGTCCTGTGACGGCTGATGGGGCGGAAGCGGGTCAAACCAGTGCGGTTAAAAAAAGAGAGGCGGGAAGAAGGTGAATTCCCTTGTTGAGGCAGTTCTTGTCGGTTCGAGCCGCCACCTGGTATGAGAAAGGAACAGCCAGCCTTTCCTTGAAATAAAAAAGGGCGGGAGAGGGGGGTTCCGCGCTTTTTTTGACCTCCACGGCAAACCAGGGCCTTTGGTCCATGGTCACCAGGAAATCGGTCTCTCTTTTGGTCACATCCCTTAAATAATAGAGTTCCGCCCTGTATCCTTCCACATCAGCCAGGTAGTGGCAGAATTTCAAAAGGTGGGAGGCCACCAGATTCTCCCACCGGGCCCCCTCGTCTTTCACCTGCGACCAGTCCCACAAATAGAGCTTCTTTTCTTTTTTGACCGATGCTATTTTCCGGGAGCGGTAGGGGGGGATCCGGAAGCAGTAAAAAAGTTCCTCGAAAATGTCCAGCCAGCGGGCAACGGTTCTGAAATTAACCTGAAGATCTTCCGCGAGGGAATTGATTGAAAGGACGGAACCGACCCTTTCCGGCAACAGGTCGGCCAAAAGATTGAGATTGGCCATATCCTGTATCTGGGTCAGATCGCGGACATCTTCCCTGAAAAACCGTTCCAGGCGTTCCTGGCCCCAACGGCGCCAGTGCCGCCCGTTTTGCCTCAAAAAGGGATCGGGAAAGCCGCCAAACTGAAAGAGCGCCTCCAAATCGTCCCAATTCCCTTTTTCCGCGAATTGAAGCGGCTGAAACGGGATTCCCGGCGGTTTCAACGAAAGGATTTCGGCGACCGAAAAAGGATGAAGGCGGAAATAATGATAACGCCCCTGAAGAGAATCGCCCCCTTTGCGGTAAACATTCATTCGGGCGCTTCCGGTCAGCATAAAACGGAGCCGGGATTTTTGCGTGTCGTATTCCCCCTTGATCCACGACCTCCATTTTTTGCTTTTGTGGAATTCGTCGAGGATGATCAGGTTGCAATCCCCCGGCCATTCCCCCTTGAGGGCCGCCTTCCGTTCGGAAAGTTTGTCCCAATTGAATGCCCGTGACGCAAAATGCGGGCCGATGATATCGACGGCCAGCGTGGTTTTGCCCACTTGGCGCGGCCCCCCCAAAAAAACCATTTTTTCCTTCAAGTCTTCCAGAATAGAAGGGGTGAGATAGCGTTCCCTAACCATGTGTATATTGTATAGCACCACAAAATAGATGCAAGTATTTTGTAGTCCTATACAAAATAACAATCACCGTTGAAAAACGGGATGCTTATCTTTTTCCAGTCACCTGACTTTTTTCCAATAATCGAAAAAATCACGCAACTTTTCCAAAGAACCGCCGATACAGGGGTAAATCGTTGACAGGGGTGTTGCAAATTAAGTAAATCAGCGGCTTCAAAATAAAATTTGAGGGGGATTATTTGTCGGTTTTTTTGAGGCCTGCCGGATGTAATCGATCAATCTTTTCAAGTCTTAAAGAAGAGGAAAGAACTGTATGTCTCAACCATCTCTCGGTGTTTTTCTTTCGGAAAATACTGACCTGTACCGCGAATTTCTGGACGCCAATCAGTTGGATGACCGGCCTGTGGATGCGGTTACACTGCGGGCGGCGGCCTTCAGAACGGCGCGACGTCCGGGAGTTTCAGATTCGCTGAAAGAATTCAGCCGGGGTGTTATTTCAGCCTATTCGGCAGGCCCCAATCCCGGTCAGGCGCTTATCGATCTCACTGGAAAAACAGAACCAACCGATAGCGGCATCCTCACCCGGCCTCTTCCCGATCCAAATCGCGCCTTTGTTGAAAAATACGGCGGTTCGGAAGACCGTGTCATTTACAGGGTGCTGATTGCCAACAACGGCATGGCCGCCGAGCGCATTGTGCTGGCCCTGCGCGGTTGGGCCGGAAAATATCTGGGTAATCGCCGCGCAATCCATATCATTGCGATGGCTACCAAAGAAGATCGGGAGCTGGGCTTGAGATATATCGAAGAGGCCGATACGTTGATTCCTCTTGATCATCCGGCGACCCGCGATCCCGACTATCCCCATAACCAGGCTAATTACGCCAACGTCGATCTGATCCGCCTGCTTGCCAAAGAATATGGTGCGGACGTAGTCCATCCCGGTTGGGGGCATGCCTCGGAAGAAAAGGCCCTCGCGCAGGCGATGGAAGAAGAAGGAATTATTTTCATGGGGCCCAGATCCGGGCCGATGCAAACTTTGGGCGACAAGATCCGTTCGATGGTTTTCTACCAGACCTTAAACGGCGAAGAGACGATGGCCCCATGGTCCGGATCGGGTTTAAGAGTTCCCGAAGATGGTATGATTACCAGGGATCTTGTTGAAAAGGCCAGGGTGTCGACCTTGGAAGAGGCTCTCGAGGCGGCCGAGAAGGTTGGTTACCCCGTTTATCTCAAAGCCGCCGGTGTCGGAGGCGGGCGAGGAATGAAGGAATGTTTCACGCCGGAGGAAGTGAAAAAACATTGGAAAACCGTCAGTGCGGGATCGGCGGGGAGCGACATTTTCGTCATGTGGTCCGCCAAGCAAAAACATCCGGTGAATGACCTAAACGGAGCTTTATCGATTGCCGACCGGCTGGGGTATCCCGTTTTTCTCAAAACCGGAAAGAAAGGGGAACAGATCGCCAATGCCGACGAATTGCGCCGTGTCGCCGGCGCGGCCTTGCAGGAATCGTCCTTTGAGGATCTTCTTGGTGAGGTGACCGACCATGGCGATGGTTTGTCCCCGGCGCCGGTCGATTCACAGGTCTATCTTTTGGGCGGCGGTTTGAAGCATATCGAGGTCCAGGTGGTCGCCGACGAGCATGGCAATACCATTGTGCTCTGGCCCCGCGACTGTTCCATCCAGTACGAGCATCAGAAGATGATCGAGGAATCGGCCTATATCTCCCCGGAGATTGCCCAAAAACTGATGCGTAGCGCGGTCGCCTTGGCCACAAAGATGAGATATAACAGCTTGGGGACGGTGGAATTTCTGGTCGACCCCGATGATAATCGCATTGTCTTTCTGGAAATGAACACGCGGGTGCAGGTGGAACATCCCGTCACCGAGGGGGTCACCGATTTGGACCTCATCGAGATGCAGATGTTCATCTCACAGGGGGTGCCTCTTCACCGGATTCCGCAGGTCCGAAGATATTTCGGCGTTTCCGAAAAAGAGACAACACCCATTCCGTTTGAAAATCTCATGTATGACAAGGGGCCGGAGGGGCATGAGATCGCCCTCCGGATCACCGCCAAGGATCCGGACAACAAGCTCATCAATTCGGCGGGTAAAATTCAGACTGTTGAATTTCAGGGAATGCGTGGCGTCTGGTTTTATTCCTCGGTCTCGGCCGGCGGCGGGATGGGAACCCGCTCCGACTCACAGATTGGCCACTTGTTTGTCCATGCCAAAACCCGCGAAGAGGCGCGCCAAAAAGCCCTTGTGGCGCTCGACAAGGTGGACATTTTCGGCGATCTCAAGACCAATATTCCCTCTCTCCAAGCATTGCTCCTTCAACCGGATTATATCAGCGGCAATGTCCATAATGCAACGCTTGACCGCTGGGTGGATGAGGGAACCATCAAGGTTGAAAAGCCTCCGGTGGAGCTTACGGCGGTTGTCAGCGCGCTGATTCAGGCGGCGAGAGGTTTCGAGAAAAGCCGCAAGGACTTTGAAGACTCGGTAGAGCGCGGCCAGACCCCTAACCCCAACCCCGACCTCTACCTCTACTTCAAATCGTCCATTCCGGTTATGGCCGTTGTTCAGGGGCAAAAATTCGAATTTACGGCCACCCAGGGGGCTTCGGGCGCCATTGTCCTTGAAAACAAAAACAATCCGGCCTCATTTGTGGAGGGAAGAGTGGAAGTCGGGGTGTCCAGCGATTTTACGGTCACCATCGATCGCCGCTATTACGTGGATGTTGCCGACAAAGAGGATGCGCAAAAGGTTAAGATACGGTACTTCGGAACCGACAATGTTGGACTGGTTGAAAATGATCCCGCCAGATTCAAGTCAAACATGCCGGGAGTCGTCGGCCGCGTTACAGTCAAACCGGGGCAGACCGTAAGGGCGGGAGACGAACTGATGATGGTCGAGGCGATGAAGTCGGAAAATTCGCTTTGCGCAACCCGAGACGGGGTCATCAAGTCGGTGAATTTCGGCAAAGGACAGGAAGTGAAGGAGGGGCAGGTGGTTGTTGAATTTGAGCAGGAAGCGGGCCGGCCGGCCGGAGACAAACCGTTTGTAGAGCCGTTCACCCTCTTTCCACCGCCCGCGTGGACGCAGGCGGGAGCCATGCCCGAAACCACCGCCGGCGCACTTCTCAACATTCTTGGCGGCTATGCCTATCCGGTAGATCTTCCGGTGGAGGAATATCTTGTCTCCTTCCTAGATGACTTGGGAATGCAACGGACTTGGGGCCAGGATTTTGAAATCTTCCTTTCCGCTTACCGCAAGGGGATGCCGGAGGGGCTCTACGATGAGTTGATCGGCTATGCCAGGAGCCTCCAGCAAAGAATCGGTCAGGACAGGGCTGTCAGGGCTGTCCCGTCTGCTTACGAGAAGCGCATCCGGGCGCTGGTTGGGCGGCAGAAGTATGGGGATGAGTTCGCGCGTAAAAAAGATGTCTATCAAAAATTTGATTTTTTGAAGGCGCTTGACCGGTATCTGGCCGAGCCGGCGATCCGCACGCCGGAGCTGGTAGCGGCGCAAAATTTTATCCGGCGATATACCGATGACGAAAAATACTTTGCCGACCGGAATATCGCCAATCCGCTGGAACATCTCAAAGGGCTTAAGGCCTCTTTGGGGGCCTCAAAGATTGTCGATATTTGCCGGTCCCATCGCACTCTCGCCATTAAAAACCGGATTATTCTGGCTATTCTCACCAATCTGTCCCAATGGGGTATTGTCCCAGCCGCCCTTTCGCCCGAACTTAAGGAACTGGCCCACTTTTCCGGCGACAACTACACGGAGGTGGCCGCCCGGGCGCGAAGCCTTCTGTTGGGGGGGGATGGAAGCCTCTCGCCCAAGGCGAGAAGGCGGGCCCTTGCCGGGGAATTGCGGCATATCTCCAAACTCCCGACCCCTCAAGAACGTTATGCCGCCATGGAACGGCTTGCCAACCGCCCCAAATCCCTTTTTACCGATCTGGTCCCGCTGGTTTTTCAGGATGATGAAGTGGTCCGTCGCTACGCCGCCATCCTTTACACCCTGCGCACCTATCGCGAATACCCCCTTCGCACGGTGCGGTCGCCTGAACCGTTGCTTGCCGATCCGGTTTCATTTGCCTACCGGTATCGATCGGAAACCGGATACACCCGCTTCGGGCAGGTGGCTGTCGCCAGATCGGTTAAGGAGTTTGCAAGAGTCTTGCCAAAAATTCTCGATAATTATGAACAGGAGCTGGGCCACGCCAAAGGAAAAAAAGGTTTTGAAGCCTTGAAGTCGGGAAATTTTACCCTGACCCTTTTGCTCCATTTAAACGGCAAGGCGGCCAATCAAAACGATCAGGCGGCCTCGATCAACAAGATTCTTTCCACGCAGGGAGAGCGCCTTACCCAAATCGGCATCAAGCGGGTTACCGTCCAAACCATCGGGGTTGCCGGAGAGTATCCCTTCCCCTACACCTTCAAGGTAGGCGCCGACGGTACGGTCACGGAAGACAAGGTTTACCGCGGCATCGAGCCTCCGCTTGCCTTCCAGCTTGATTTCGAGCGTCTCAAGAATTTCGAGCTGACCCCTGTCTCCAGCGTCAGCAAGGAAATCGTCATTTTTCACGCCGCCGCGCGCGACCCCCGCGCGGACGATACGCGGTTTTTTGTCCGTTCGGTTGTGCGCGACATATCGGTCGATCAGGCCACGGGGAAGTATCCCGAAATCGACAACCGGCTTTCGCTGTCCATGGAAAACCTCGGAGTGGCCATGAGCGATCAAAACGGCCTCGGCAAAAGCAACTGGAACGAGATTTATCTCAACGTCTACCCCCCCTTTGCCGCCCATTCGGTGGAGGATATCCGGCAGTATCTGGAGAGTCTGATGCGCGGGCAGAAAAACCGGCTGAACGACCTTCTTGTTTTCCGCGTGGAGATCGATTTTTCCATCCTGGACGGGGAAGGAAGGGAACAGCACTACCTGATGGTCTTTAGAAACCACCCCCACACCCGTTACGAGGTTGAAGTTCTT encodes the following:
- a CDS encoding type II toxin-antitoxin system PemK/MazF family toxin, whose product is MKRGEVWDADVGGKAGRRPIVVLTRSSAIPYLSKVVVAEVTTKGKGYPSQVPIGQEGNLPRESWVSAESLYSLPKDRLLRYRGELSEITMRRVSDAVIFALELS
- a CDS encoding ATP-binding protein, which codes for MHMVRERYLTPSILEDLKEKMVFLGGPRQVGKTTLAVDIIGPHFASRAFNWDKLSERKAALKGEWPGDCNLIILDEFHKSKKWRSWIKGEYDTQKSRLRFMLTGSARMNVYRKGGDSLQGRYHYFRLHPFSVAEILSLKPPGIPFQPLQFAEKGNWDDLEALFQFGGFPDPFLRQNGRHWRRWGQERLERFFREDVRDLTQIQDMANLNLLADLLPERVGSVLSINSLAEDLQVNFRTVARWLDIFEELFYCFRIPPYRSRKIASVKKEKKLYLWDWSQVKDEGARWENLVASHLLKFCHYLADVEGYRAELYYLRDVTKRETDFLVTMDQRPWFAVEVKKSAEPPSPALFYFKERLAVPFSYQVAARTDKNCLNKGIHLLPASLFLTALV